One Paraburkholderia sp. IMGN_8 DNA window includes the following coding sequences:
- a CDS encoding DNA/RNA non-specific endonuclease: MKKLLAALLAAVATHASAGPACPQFSPNGQPPVLANAKLATKTKVLCYSDFTVLHSGVTHGPLWSAEHLTRAHMGAARGELRTNKFYEETALPEGDGATLADYRKSGFDRGHMSPAGDRWNDEAMAESFTLANMVPQNPTNNRHLWAHIEEAVRRMAVSAGDTYVVTGPMFTGRQLKTIGATGVFVPTQLFKVVYIPSQQLAFAIVANNEATNRYDVKSVHELEAASGLRFPGIPESMKDKRIGGLSGV, encoded by the coding sequence ATGAAAAAACTCTTAGCTGCTCTGCTAGCCGCAGTGGCAACGCATGCTTCCGCTGGCCCGGCATGTCCTCAGTTCAGTCCGAACGGACAGCCTCCCGTCCTCGCGAATGCAAAGTTGGCGACAAAGACCAAGGTGTTGTGTTACTCGGATTTCACAGTCCTTCACTCCGGCGTCACGCACGGGCCGCTCTGGTCAGCCGAACACTTGACGCGCGCTCATATGGGCGCCGCGAGAGGCGAACTCCGTACAAACAAGTTTTATGAGGAGACCGCTCTGCCGGAAGGCGACGGTGCGACGCTCGCCGACTACCGAAAGAGCGGCTTCGACCGCGGGCATATGAGCCCCGCGGGCGACCGGTGGAACGACGAAGCCATGGCGGAATCGTTCACGCTCGCAAACATGGTCCCACAGAATCCGACGAATAACCGTCATTTGTGGGCTCATATTGAGGAGGCGGTTCGCCGTATGGCGGTCAGTGCTGGTGACACATATGTTGTGACCGGCCCGATGTTCACCGGCCGTCAGCTGAAAACTATCGGCGCAACAGGCGTCTTCGTACCCACTCAGCTGTTCAAAGTCGTATACATTCCGTCGCAGCAACTCGCGTTTGCCATCGTGGCTAATAACGAAGCCACGAATCGGTACGACGTGAAGAGCGTGCACGAACTCGAAGCCGCGAGCGGTCTGCGCTTCCCCGGCATCCCGGAGTCCATGAAGGACAAGCGAATCGGAGGGCTGAGTGGTGTTTAA
- a CDS encoding sel1 repeat family protein translates to MSIDSSWFSQIEHEWAQLREGDPSLDVDKFFRHVVSANKVGFLSLESIAAIANGLLTSPLSGAPYLGRRLLERVGPDRHPSLRVALALSLVTETGGPADYEGGHVILGDVLKDDTASEPLRGMAAAALADSARLGRGMDPDLEMAKGMYATALELGHRSAAYNLGLYWEGCWDTSAPGDVVPDSAKAAQAYKRGGSNAKCAARLDALRARAR, encoded by the coding sequence ATGTCCATAGATTCCAGCTGGTTTAGCCAGATTGAACACGAGTGGGCACAACTTCGCGAGGGCGACCCGTCACTCGACGTGGATAAGTTCTTCCGGCACGTTGTATCGGCAAACAAGGTTGGCTTTCTTTCACTTGAATCTATCGCGGCCATTGCGAATGGCTTGCTCACAAGCCCGCTGTCTGGCGCGCCTTACCTCGGCCGGCGGCTGCTTGAACGGGTTGGCCCTGACCGGCACCCGTCCCTCCGAGTCGCGCTTGCACTGTCTCTTGTCACAGAGACAGGTGGACCTGCGGATTACGAGGGAGGGCACGTCATCCTAGGCGACGTGCTGAAGGACGATACGGCAAGTGAGCCGCTGCGCGGCATGGCGGCAGCAGCTCTCGCGGACAGTGCGCGGCTTGGTCGCGGCATGGACCCCGACCTAGAGATGGCCAAGGGCATGTATGCCACGGCACTGGAGCTTGGACACCGGTCGGCCGCGTACAACCTTGGCTTGTACTGGGAGGGATGCTGGGATACGAGTGCTCCCGGCGACGTCGTCCCCGACAGCGCAAAGGCGGCACAGGCCTACAAGCGCGGTGGCTCGAACGCAAAATGCGCCGCTCGTCTGGACGCATTGCGGGCCCGCGCGAGGTAA
- a CDS encoding H-NS family nucleoid-associated regulatory protein: MTCPGNAGQPGGPQPALYRDPKSGATWSSRGRAPGWLANATGRTTFW, encoded by the coding sequence TTGACTTGCCCGGGCAACGCTGGTCAACCCGGAGGTCCGCAGCCGGCGCTCTATCGTGACCCCAAGTCGGGTGCGACGTGGAGCAGCCGTGGACGGGCGCCGGGCTGGTTGGCTAATGCTACGGGCAGGACAACGTTTTGGTAG
- a CDS encoding AAA domain-containing protein codes for MRFRSTITLAGTGPRFLSNGRYVIKGAPRRGGLASVFKAYDTQSESHVAVKIFRADPTDEVVEESFRRETQALRDLRHPNIVNIFDSGIDDETGEHFIAMEWVENELSSVLDRKRYDEWGDYFAAIGRPVLEALAFAHTRATAHRDIKPSNILIHLDGTVRVCDFGISKIRDFLEPGITLAQYASMPFAPPELDDGSFTYSRDVFGFAALSVFSLCTAPCSTHAALVAAADTISVPEPVRVLLKRCLALENPAERPSDAASLLIEFSRLEPRRVEEKLGTVLISLTKKVNSVIEFDLGLRSDAECVRFIESDLTNASCGRQPAIAGTEGRSAASGKGALRLIGEKYRYIAAISDNEQKLVLTAAVGMTAFQSEKYREETLQCPFRLVAADAAAHLSERNIVTLIETLDEFDAEQKVVLLQQRKHRMYKTWLDLLSAKTELERMRERRIYYSGVELLSAFVLQFDLSSTLADQGLEEADVKIVLPESGDFFGQIVSVAQDTLVVRISDRNKVAPDELPEHGHLVVDTAKADAALDKQKTALDAVRYGRAVNSSLGDYIVEPETVPACVPVDVDFIQPEIDDDKKDAIRIALAEPALMVIQGPPGTGKTTLISEMVLQTLRRQPTARILLTSQTHVALDNSLERISKLSEDSVRAVRIGHDDDDRISESAKRLLIDRKMPAMRRSAIAAGKQFIENWAATRQLRLEDIRLAMALERRAGFLERHEVVIHRLSDLQSALSEDKRRTLEPDELVEIEQEVSSLLAEERALTKDVQETLSAIRQLESDASAVSHLSKCAAKELREWADAYANPGDQATAQLRKLLAAHADWESRFGRAPEFRAAVISASQVVAGTCLGVMAIPGRNEIVYDLCIVDEASIATPTEVLVPMARARRTILVGDKKQLSPFQDPELSAKGLLEKYKLTPEDQKATLFDHLSNGLTEGLRKVLATQHRMVPAIGNMISACFYDDGLQSGRKDAPSYLAAAMRRPVTWFTTSKFQNRASHTVGSSHYNELEIQIIVKLLARFDFSISKGSDKKKSISVAVLTGYGEQKRRLRTAIERRKKEWSSFSEIYVNVVDAFQGREADVVIFSVTRSEANGLGFLKDLERINVALSRGKDYVAIVGDDAFCRGADARRNPLKAVLEHMSAHPQDCVVEEATK; via the coding sequence ATGAGATTTCGGTCAACAATAACCCTTGCGGGCACCGGTCCCAGGTTTTTGTCGAATGGACGGTATGTAATCAAGGGCGCGCCACGCCGTGGCGGACTAGCCTCGGTATTCAAGGCATACGATACCCAGTCCGAGTCTCATGTCGCCGTTAAGATTTTCAGGGCAGACCCGACAGACGAGGTGGTCGAGGAGTCATTTCGGCGGGAGACGCAGGCTCTGCGGGACCTCCGACATCCCAACATCGTGAATATTTTCGACTCTGGTATCGATGACGAGACCGGTGAACATTTTATCGCGATGGAATGGGTAGAGAACGAACTCTCGTCTGTCTTGGACAGGAAGCGCTACGACGAGTGGGGAGACTATTTCGCAGCCATCGGGCGACCAGTATTAGAAGCTCTTGCCTTTGCCCACACCCGCGCAACAGCACATCGCGACATTAAGCCGTCGAATATCTTAATACATCTCGACGGAACGGTTCGGGTTTGCGACTTTGGGATTTCGAAGATAAGGGATTTTCTTGAGCCAGGCATCACCTTGGCTCAGTACGCTTCAATGCCTTTTGCCCCACCCGAACTCGACGATGGCTCATTTACATACAGCCGCGACGTTTTCGGCTTCGCAGCCTTGAGCGTTTTCTCTCTATGCACTGCGCCTTGCTCCACTCACGCCGCATTAGTCGCTGCTGCAGACACGATTAGTGTCCCGGAGCCTGTTCGAGTGCTGTTGAAGCGCTGCCTCGCGCTGGAAAATCCGGCAGAACGGCCTTCCGACGCCGCAAGTCTTCTGATTGAGTTCAGCAGACTGGAGCCACGGCGCGTGGAGGAGAAGCTGGGAACTGTGTTGATTAGTTTGACGAAGAAGGTCAATTCCGTCATCGAGTTCGACCTAGGTCTGCGGAGTGATGCAGAGTGTGTTCGTTTCATCGAATCAGACCTCACGAATGCGAGCTGCGGACGTCAGCCGGCGATAGCCGGTACTGAGGGTCGGTCTGCAGCATCAGGGAAGGGTGCATTGAGACTCATCGGAGAGAAATATCGTTATATCGCAGCGATATCTGATAATGAGCAAAAACTAGTGCTGACGGCTGCTGTAGGCATGACGGCATTCCAAAGCGAGAAGTATCGAGAAGAAACATTGCAGTGTCCTTTCCGGTTGGTCGCGGCAGACGCTGCTGCTCATCTTTCTGAGCGCAACATCGTTACACTCATCGAGACGCTCGATGAGTTCGATGCTGAACAGAAGGTTGTTCTTTTGCAGCAAAGAAAGCACCGTATGTACAAGACGTGGCTTGACCTTCTTTCCGCGAAGACAGAGCTTGAACGCATGCGCGAGCGCCGCATCTACTATTCGGGCGTCGAGCTTCTTTCCGCGTTTGTACTCCAATTTGACTTGTCTTCGACGCTGGCTGACCAGGGGCTCGAAGAAGCTGACGTAAAAATTGTCCTTCCAGAATCGGGAGACTTCTTCGGCCAGATTGTGTCGGTGGCTCAAGACACGTTGGTGGTACGAATCAGCGACAGAAACAAGGTTGCGCCTGATGAACTTCCCGAACACGGCCACTTGGTCGTTGACACTGCGAAAGCCGACGCGGCTCTTGACAAGCAGAAAACCGCGTTAGACGCAGTGCGTTATGGCAGAGCTGTCAACTCATCTCTCGGCGACTATATCGTTGAACCCGAAACTGTGCCTGCATGCGTTCCAGTCGATGTCGACTTCATCCAACCGGAAATCGACGACGATAAGAAGGACGCGATTCGGATTGCTCTCGCCGAGCCGGCCTTGATGGTGATTCAAGGACCACCCGGGACCGGTAAGACCACGCTCATTTCTGAGATGGTCCTCCAGACGTTGCGTCGACAGCCGACCGCACGGATTCTTTTGACTTCGCAAACGCACGTCGCGCTGGATAACTCGTTAGAGCGAATTTCAAAACTGAGTGAGGACTCCGTTAGAGCGGTCCGAATAGGTCACGACGACGATGACAGAATATCCGAGTCTGCTAAGCGTCTGCTGATTGACCGAAAGATGCCAGCGATGCGACGAAGTGCTATAGCCGCAGGAAAGCAGTTCATTGAGAATTGGGCCGCGACCCGCCAGTTACGCTTGGAGGACATCCGGCTCGCTATGGCGTTGGAGCGACGTGCCGGCTTCCTTGAGCGCCATGAAGTAGTCATACATCGTCTTAGCGACCTTCAGTCAGCGCTTTCTGAAGACAAGCGACGCACATTGGAGCCGGACGAACTGGTCGAGATTGAGCAGGAGGTGTCTAGCCTGCTGGCTGAGGAGCGTGCCTTGACTAAGGACGTTCAAGAGACCCTGTCCGCGATTCGCCAGCTTGAATCCGACGCAAGCGCCGTGTCGCATCTTTCAAAGTGCGCCGCAAAGGAACTCCGCGAGTGGGCGGATGCATACGCAAATCCCGGGGACCAAGCGACGGCTCAACTCCGCAAACTGCTCGCCGCGCATGCCGACTGGGAGAGTAGATTTGGACGAGCTCCAGAATTTCGGGCAGCAGTGATTTCCGCATCCCAAGTTGTTGCCGGAACATGCCTCGGCGTCATGGCAATACCTGGACGGAATGAAATTGTATATGACCTCTGTATCGTCGATGAGGCGTCGATTGCTACACCCACCGAGGTTTTAGTTCCAATGGCTCGAGCGCGCCGAACCATCTTGGTTGGCGACAAAAAGCAGCTATCACCGTTTCAAGACCCCGAGCTGAGTGCCAAAGGTCTGCTTGAGAAATACAAGCTCACGCCCGAAGACCAAAAGGCCACTCTCTTCGACCACTTGAGCAACGGTTTGACCGAGGGTCTGCGCAAAGTGCTGGCGACGCAACATCGTATGGTCCCGGCAATCGGGAACATGATTTCAGCGTGCTTCTACGATGACGGACTGCAAAGTGGTCGAAAGGATGCGCCCAGTTATCTTGCAGCGGCGATGCGTCGCCCGGTCACGTGGTTTACGACCAGCAAGTTTCAAAATCGGGCATCTCACACCGTCGGGTCATCTCACTACAATGAGCTCGAGATTCAGATTATCGTAAAGCTGTTGGCGAGGTTTGATTTCTCAATCTCGAAAGGTTCGGACAAGAAAAAGAGCATCTCTGTGGCTGTGCTTACCGGATACGGTGAGCAGAAACGTAGACTTCGCACGGCGATTGAGCGTCGCAAGAAGGAATGGTCCAGCTTCTCCGAGATTTACGTCAATGTCGTCGACGCGTTTCAGGGGCGGGAGGCCGACGTGGTTATATTCTCGGTGACGCGCTCTGAAGCGAACGGTTTAGGCTTTTTGAAAGACCTCGAGCGAATCAATGTCGCCCTGTCGCGTGGCAAAGACTACGTCGCGATAGTCGGCGACGACGCTTTCTGTCGAGGCGCCGATGCTCGTAGAAATCCCTTGAAAGCTGTTCTCGAACATATGAGCGCGCATCCCCAGGACTGCGTGGTCGAAGAGGCAACAAAGTGA
- a CDS encoding phospholipase D-like domain-containing protein, with protein sequence MKKLEDILQSAAYARPGYVLATFKEAAAPVFRLNARVLTLAKKPLNPIEEGYLRAISAGLTNTAEISQFLGLPSQLLTGTLAALNAKEYVQYSRATSSVSASVSLTFKGRIALAELISIVPEERMVRLAYDPVLKKVIFAPTSSLWKPAEIRESGRLELPLCGARKPEASEVSLSEVDKILKRFPRRDEAVPNLLGIQRIERAELNFIPCLALYYRAVSGNDVQVAFVFEDRFDGSSDFFDEGYELAFSRLGGPELIGSRHVSESAQVENLSALFPDTDSAAQMAKLAELEQEIASSQEHEATPPEAPIDFKVDKATRAQSRLRDLTQRFIRCHEHPKMLEKALSETSERLLIISPWVRAQVVDKSFRESLERLLKKGVKVHIGYGLAEDDGNKKPKDAARGKVPISDSTRRDFERLAKAYANFKVYFVGNTHRKHLVSDQRFAIVSSFNWLSFKGSPDDRARDELGFMVTEPEHVEKLFLDGIELLQQGYDHPAQ encoded by the coding sequence GTGAAAAAGCTTGAGGACATTCTTCAATCGGCTGCTTATGCGCGGCCGGGATACGTGCTGGCGACCTTCAAGGAAGCCGCAGCACCAGTGTTTAGGCTCAATGCTCGCGTCTTGACGCTTGCCAAGAAGCCGCTCAATCCCATCGAAGAGGGTTATCTGCGAGCCATCTCTGCCGGGCTGACAAACACCGCCGAGATTTCACAGTTTTTAGGACTGCCCTCGCAGCTCCTGACCGGAACGCTGGCAGCCTTGAACGCCAAGGAATACGTTCAGTATTCAAGGGCGACATCCTCCGTGTCGGCGTCCGTTTCACTCACGTTCAAGGGACGCATCGCACTTGCAGAGCTGATATCCATCGTTCCCGAAGAGCGGATGGTGCGATTGGCATACGACCCGGTCCTTAAAAAAGTGATATTTGCGCCTACGTCGTCACTTTGGAAGCCGGCTGAGATTCGTGAATCTGGAAGATTAGAGTTACCTCTTTGTGGAGCCAGAAAACCCGAAGCTTCTGAAGTATCTCTGAGCGAAGTAGACAAAATCCTTAAGCGCTTTCCACGTCGTGACGAAGCTGTCCCTAATCTGCTGGGTATTCAGCGTATCGAGCGAGCGGAACTCAACTTCATTCCGTGCCTCGCGCTTTACTACCGAGCTGTTTCGGGCAATGACGTTCAAGTTGCGTTTGTGTTCGAGGATAGATTCGACGGCAGCAGCGATTTTTTCGACGAGGGCTACGAGTTAGCATTCAGTCGTCTGGGAGGGCCGGAGCTTATTGGCTCGCGGCATGTATCCGAATCAGCGCAGGTTGAAAATCTCTCCGCACTGTTCCCAGACACAGACTCCGCGGCGCAGATGGCCAAACTCGCCGAGCTAGAGCAGGAAATCGCCTCTTCGCAAGAGCATGAGGCGACACCACCAGAGGCGCCGATTGATTTCAAGGTTGACAAAGCGACGAGGGCGCAGTCGCGGCTTCGCGACTTGACGCAACGATTCATCCGATGCCATGAGCACCCTAAAATGCTTGAGAAGGCGCTATCTGAAACCTCGGAGCGTCTACTTATCATTTCTCCATGGGTTAGGGCTCAAGTAGTGGACAAGTCGTTCAGAGAGTCACTGGAAAGGCTGCTCAAAAAGGGAGTCAAGGTACATATAGGATATGGGCTGGCGGAGGACGACGGAAACAAAAAGCCGAAGGACGCGGCACGCGGGAAGGTGCCAATTTCTGACTCGACAAGGCGAGATTTCGAAAGGCTGGCCAAGGCTTACGCAAACTTCAAGGTGTACTTCGTCGGAAACACACATCGAAAGCATCTTGTGTCGGACCAGCGCTTTGCGATTGTTTCCAGTTTCAACTGGCTCTCGTTCAAGGGAAGTCCCGATGACCGCGCGCGCGATGAACTTGGTTTTATGGTGACTGAGCCGGAACACGTCGAGAAACTGTTTCTAGATGGAATCGAACTTCTTCAGCAAGGTTACGACCATCCGGCACAGTAG
- a CDS encoding DUF2971 domain-containing protein, with amino-acid sequence MSTRQYSLEELHSQLSLRTKKGVNFPEARPLIAHYCSTGTLESILKNQQIWFSNPLLMNDSEELAFGMLWGRERFRNHEGLKKALGSREHYDLFRNHLEHLFDGFEREGAFDVYIACFAEHHPDNRDGSLSMWRGYGANGNGACVVFDTAKLTEVPSSPLIIGKIEYASRDIRIGWIDRILDVFGELVALTDLPTEELHTAAWTLFQRLLSLSLYTKHEGFQEEQEWRIVYMKHHDTANLLTRMLDYHIGPRGIEPKLKFDIKPLPGAADESVLIDRLVHSVILGPTAAADIHRKSVLRMLKRLERDALAARVFSSTIPYRSN; translated from the coding sequence ATGAGCACGCGTCAATACTCCCTCGAAGAGCTTCACAGCCAGTTGTCTCTGCGAACGAAGAAAGGTGTGAATTTCCCTGAGGCGCGGCCGTTGATTGCGCACTATTGCTCCACAGGTACGTTAGAGTCGATTCTCAAAAACCAGCAAATTTGGTTTTCAAATCCTCTTTTGATGAACGACTCCGAAGAGTTAGCTTTCGGCATGCTATGGGGCCGGGAGCGTTTTCGCAACCATGAGGGGCTGAAGAAAGCGCTCGGCTCGCGCGAGCATTACGACCTATTCAGGAACCACCTTGAGCATCTCTTCGACGGATTCGAGCGTGAAGGAGCATTTGATGTCTATATCGCCTGCTTTGCGGAGCATCATCCAGATAACCGGGATGGCTCGCTTTCGATGTGGCGCGGGTATGGCGCAAACGGCAATGGCGCTTGCGTTGTGTTCGACACCGCAAAGCTCACTGAGGTACCGTCTTCTCCGCTCATCATCGGGAAAATCGAATACGCGAGCCGAGACATACGGATAGGCTGGATTGACCGGATTCTAGATGTGTTTGGTGAACTGGTTGCTCTCACGGACTTACCGACAGAAGAATTGCACACAGCCGCATGGACACTATTTCAACGGTTGCTCTCCCTTTCTCTGTACACGAAACATGAGGGCTTCCAGGAGGAGCAGGAATGGCGCATTGTGTACATGAAACATCATGACACGGCTAATCTTCTGACTCGCATGCTCGACTATCACATCGGCCCTCGTGGCATCGAACCGAAGCTGAAATTCGATATCAAGCCGCTACCGGGAGCAGCTGATGAATCGGTTCTGATTGACCGACTAGTCCATAGCGTCATCCTCGGCCCGACGGCGGCAGCAGACATTCACCGGAAGTCCGTACTGCGCATGCTGAAGCGGCTTGAACGCGATGCTCTGGCTGCCAGAGTGTTCTCATCGACGATTCCATATCGTTCCAACTAG
- a CDS encoding AlpA family phage regulatory protein, which yields MQTQDDVLLHLSAALALDSPMQTQLDHLLRLPAVLTIVPVSRATWYAGVKSGRYPKPISLGPRCVAWRASDIQQLVSQGASALPAE from the coding sequence ATGCAAACTCAGGATGACGTACTTTTGCACCTTTCCGCAGCGCTGGCGCTTGATAGTCCCATGCAAACCCAGCTTGACCATCTTTTGCGCCTTCCGGCAGTGCTGACGATTGTTCCCGTTTCCCGTGCCACCTGGTATGCGGGAGTGAAAAGCGGCCGCTATCCAAAGCCGATTTCTCTTGGCCCTCGCTGCGTTGCGTGGCGGGCCAGTGATATCCAGCAGCTTGTCAGTCAAGGCGCGTCAGCGCTTCCTGCTGAATAG